Within the Maribacter sp. BPC-D8 genome, the region GTTTAAGCGTGCGTAATCCAACTCTAGAGAGGTCTGCTAATGTTTCTTGAGTGACATTTAGTATTTCTCTACGTTCTTTTATATTATTGATTAGCCTGTTGAAGTGCATTGTGTGGCTCTTTTTTATATAAATTAGAATTACCATAAAAAGTGCTTTAAAGCGCACTATTTAGTGTTTTTAGAGCTTTTATATTTAAAAGATTTATTTAAAGTGCATTATAGTACACTATCGTGAAGTAATAAACTTAATGAAATTCTATTTTTAGTTAATCAATTTTGTGTATGAATTCTTCTCTTAAGAAAAGCCAGGTAACCTAATCCTTTTGGTTTTTTTGAATTTTAAGGTGTTAATTTAGGAGACAATATTATGTTTGGTAGGAAGTCTACACCATGGAATGTAAAAAAATAAGATATGAAGACAAATCAGGAAATTTTAGATGAATTTGGAAAAATATTGATATCCGATGTATTTGACAAAGGGTATGAATTTATTAAAAATGACATTTCCGATCTTGCGGAAACAGAAGGTTATGAGAATCTTTTTGGCAATATGAATAATGATCAAAAAATGGAAATAGAAAAATATACTAAAGAAATTTTAGAAGGTGTTTTATTTCAATTTCTCAAAATATTTGAAGAAAATAAACAGTTTAAATTATTATATGAAAATGAGAGCCAACAAATAGATTTGGTTAAAATTAGTGAGATGTTAAAAGCCGAGCCAATTATAGAAGATGGTTGGATAAATCGATTTAGCGAATTTAAGTTTCTGGATAACAAATAATTATCTAAAAAGGCCTGTTTATAGATGTAATGGATAGAGTCTTACTTATAAATTGAATTTTAATTGACGGTACAATGAAATGATTTTTATAACAACCCAATCTGTTTTCCATATCCATTTCACCTTGATAGGGAGAAAGTCCGTCCTTTAGCATTTCGGAAAGAATATCTTTAAGTTTATGAAACTGAAAGAGTCGGCCCTTCTTGGTCTTGAACTTCTGGTTGATATTCAGGTATAGGGGAGTTTGGCGATGCATTTTAGGGTCGCCGTTAACATCTTTCTACGTTGGATGTTCGTAAGAATAGTAGATGTACCACCTTTTGGAGAGGTCAAAACTCTCTCCACCATTATAAATTTTAGGATCTGTGTATTTTTTCTTCAAACCTTCGCTGTATGCAGTATCGTATGCGGTTTGTAAGATATCAAAAAAATAACCCATTGATAAAAGATTTATAAATCTGATAATCAATGGGTTATGTAGTAGCGGGGACTGGACTCGAACCAGCGACCTTCGGGTTATGAGCTCCTCGTTTGGAAAAATTCCAACGGTTTTATAGGGCTCAACCGCTATCAAATTATAAAATCGTATGCAAAAACGTATGCAGTTTTAGTTTTCTAATTAATGATTTATTTCTGAAAGCAAGATATACAAAAAAAGTATTTTTCTATTTGAGATTTACGGTTTCTAAATTGTCGCAATATATTTTCAATTTAATAATTAGTAGTTACAATTTGGTATTTGACATAGCTGCTACTAATCAGTTTATCACTTGTAACACCTGTTGTTTTTGATTGTAGATTTCCTATATTAATTCTGTATTTTAGGACAAAATTTAAGCAAAGTGGTATCCGTAAATTTTAGTTCCCTCAGAATTGTGTTGTTTTTAATAATGACATTGATATACTCTTCCGT harbors:
- a CDS encoding helix-turn-helix domain-containing protein translates to MVILIYIKKSHTMHFNRLINNIKERREILNVTQETLADLSRVGLRTLKQFEKGKGNPTAKNLNKLGNTLGMELTFQIKTTTSEE